The Myroides fluvii region TACCTTTGGGGTAACACCGATTCCAGTTCGCTCTGGAGGAAGTATTCCAATCGTTGCGCTATTTGAAGAGGAATTAGGATCTAAATCAATTATGATGGGATTCGGATTGGATTCAGATGCCATTCACTCTCCAAATGAGCATTTTGGTGTTTTCAACTACTTGAAAGGAATTGAAACCATTCCATTGTTCTACAAATACTACATGGAATTAGTAAAATAATTTAGAACTCATCTTGACTTTTTTGATTGAAGTGAAAATTAGCTATTTTGAATCTGATTAAAGGCATTTTTAAGTTGCATAGCAGGGCTACGGAATGAAAAAATGGCAAAAAGCAGGCTCAAAATAGCAATTTTTCAACCAATTAGAGAAAGTCAAGAGGAGTTCTTATACAAAAAAGCGAGTACCTTTTGGTTACTCGCTTTTTTTATGTTTGTTCTTTTCTTCAATCCACAGTGCCATGTATTTGGTACTTTGCGCACTGTGATGTTTAAATACTTCTACTAGAAAATGACGTTTACGGTGGTTGTCTATATCTTGATCTAAAAGCAAAACGCTTTCTTTGAAAATTGCTGTATACTTTGCTTTACTATAAGAACGTTGCAGTAAAGTCCTTCCTTTTTCTTGTTTTTCAAGCCAACTACTTTCGCTTTGATACAATTCAACGGCTTTTTGGATGAACTCTTCTACCTCATCTGCAACAAACCCATTCCACTCTTCGGCTGTAGCCATGGCTTCTATTCCCACAGTTGTAGTTACATTGGGCGTTCCTACACGCATGCCATCCACAAACTTTCCTTTTATTCCAGCCCCAAAGGCAATTGGAGCTAACATGACTCTTGCTTGCCCCACCACTGCTAAAGCATCTTCTGCCCTACCGTGAATGAAAAAATTTTCTTTCGGATTGTGTAATTGCAATACTTTAGCTGACGGATAAGCACCATAAATATGCAATTGAACTTGAGGTAATCGCTTGCGTAGCAATGGCCATATTTCTGTTTTTAAGCGCAAAACTGTCTGCCAATTGGGTTCGTGAATAAAGTTGCCAATAAAAACAAACCCTTCTCTTTGTTCAAAAGGCAACCATTCGTCTTGTTCCTCTACGGATAGTTCATTTTCTAAAAAAGGAAGAACCAAAAGAATATCAGGGGGAAGTTGAAATTGATGAACCAATAACTCAAGTTCCACACTAGAAATCAAGAGTGTCAAATCACAACGCATAATACTCGCCAATTCGCGCTTGGTTTTATCGCTATATAAATAATCGTCAATAGTTCCCACTCCCTTTTTCACTAGTTCCTGACGGGCGTAACGCAAAAAGTGGAGATCCTCAGTATCGAGTAAGGTACGCGCTTGAGGGCATTGAGCCGTTACGCGCCATCCGAACTGTTCCTCCATCATAAAACGGTCGTACATCACCCAATCGGGCTGTAAATCCGCTAATACTTGGTCCATGCGCTCATCATTGAGATAAACCTCAATTTCATTCAATTGAAAAATACTCAAATCATCGCTATAGGGTGATTTCTGTGCAGTAGATCCAAAGTAAATATCCATGTTCCACGATTGAAAGACCTCCAACAGCTGTAACATGCGCTTACCCGCTGCAGAGGAACGCGATTCGGGCCATACCTGACCGATAATTAATATCTTCTTCCCTTCTAATGAATTATCCATCTCGCAAAAATACAGCTTCTTCTGTACTAAATCGTTCCAATTTTTAATCTCTATTATATTTAGTATTTTTGTGACAAACGAAAAGGAATTATGTTAGGACTTAAACTTTTAACCGATCCAAGATGGGCTAATATTGCCGAATCTAATCTTGAAGAAATCTTGACTGATCACTGTTGGTGTGAACAAAAAGCGGCGACCAATGCCATTACGCTAATTGCCTACAACTCAGAACACGACGATTTAGTAACGGAATTAACGGAAATCGCTATTGAAGAGATGGAACATTTCAAAATGGTTCACGAGATTATCAAGCAAAGAGGTTATACCTTAGGGCGCGAACGCAAAGATGATTACGTGAATCAATTGGCTAAATTTTGCAAAAGAGATGGGAGTAGAAATGATGCTTTCATCGATCGCTTGCTTTTTGCTGCTATGATCGAAGCTAGAAGTTGTGAGCGTTTTCGCGTGTTGTCGCAAAACATTGACGATGAAGAACTAGCTAAATTTTATTATGACTTAATGGTTTCTGAAGCCAATCACTATACGACTTTCTTAAAATTTGCCCGCAAATACACGGAACGCGTAGACGTTGATAAACGTTGGAAAGAATGGCTGGATTTTGAAGGTAACTTAATTCAGAGTTACGGAACAAAAGAACATATCCACGGATAATAATTAAAATGCGAGTAGTGATACTCGCATTTTTTTATGGCGTGGGTTTAACGCTCTAATTTTTTTATTTTCTGCAATAATTTACGTGCCTTACTCTGATAGGCAGGCGTCTTTTCATGAAAACGCACTTCAATCAATTCTCCAATTAATTTCGCTTGTTCAGGAAATTTAGGTGCTAAACGCATAATAATATGCATCGCATTGGATTCTGTTGCTACTTTGGTTTCTGAGGTTAACCAAACCAAACACTGATCGAGAATCGCCTCTTCTAGTGTTGCATCTAATAGATTCCCTCTTTTTTCAACTAAAACAATCGCCATTTTACTCGTCAATCGCTTGACACTTTCATCTTCTACTTGGGGCAATTGACGAATGAATAACTCAATATAAGGATCTAATAGGAACGGATTCGCTTGGAGCAAATCATCCAAAACAATACTGGCTAATACATTGACCTTGATTTTTGGATCAAAGGTAAAATCAACCAACGTTTCAATCAATGCTCCTGCATTCGATACTTGTTGTATGATTTTTTTTCGACTTGCTAAACTCGTATTTCCAACGACTAATGCCTCATAAATTTCTTTATTCATTGATTGAACAGCATAAGAATAAACATTTTACATCTGTAAATATAAGTCGTTTTTTCAAAAATAGCATCGGATTTATTTGGTTGTTATTTTATTTGTTCTATATTTGTAGAACAACATCTACATAAATAGATTTAAAAATACTAAATCATCCTTAAAAAAAATAAATTCATGATTAAACTACCTCAAACAGAAGAACAACTCATGGAGTATATATGGGAATTACAAAAGGCGTTTTCCAAAGATCTGTTGGACAAATACCCGGAACCGAAACCCGCTCAAACAACGCTAGCCACGTTGCTC contains the following coding sequences:
- the miaE gene encoding tRNA-(ms[2]io[6]A)-hydroxylase, which translates into the protein MLGLKLLTDPRWANIAESNLEEILTDHCWCEQKAATNAITLIAYNSEHDDLVTELTEIAIEEMEHFKMVHEIIKQRGYTLGRERKDDYVNQLAKFCKRDGSRNDAFIDRLLFAAMIEARSCERFRVLSQNIDDEELAKFYYDLMVSEANHYTTFLKFARKYTERVDVDKRWKEWLDFEGNLIQSYGTKEHIHG
- a CDS encoding glycosyltransferase family 4 protein, which encodes MDNSLEGKKILIIGQVWPESRSSAAGKRMLQLLEVFQSWNMDIYFGSTAQKSPYSDDLSIFQLNEIEVYLNDERMDQVLADLQPDWVMYDRFMMEEQFGWRVTAQCPQARTLLDTEDLHFLRYARQELVKKGVGTIDDYLYSDKTKRELASIMRCDLTLLISSVELELLVHQFQLPPDILLVLPFLENELSVEEQDEWLPFEQREGFVFIGNFIHEPNWQTVLRLKTEIWPLLRKRLPQVQLHIYGAYPSAKVLQLHNPKENFFIHGRAEDALAVVGQARVMLAPIAFGAGIKGKFVDGMRVGTPNVTTTVGIEAMATAEEWNGFVADEVEEFIQKAVELYQSESSWLEKQEKGRTLLQRSYSKAKYTAIFKESVLLLDQDIDNHRKRHFLVEVFKHHSAQSTKYMALWIEEKNKHKKSE